DNA from Daucus carota subsp. sativus chromosome 1, DH1 v3.0, whole genome shotgun sequence:
TCAAGGTGATTTTATTGTCTTCGGTGAAATATCAGATCAATAAAAGCTTGTGTTCGTTGAAGGATCAACAAAAAACTGGGCTTAGGAAACTCTAAACTCTCAAAAGATGGCATAATTATAAATGTCGGATCGAGTCTTTCTATTGCACTTTGAACCAATGTGTTTAAACAGTTCTTCCGTCTCGGTTAATTGGATACATAGACAAATAATCTCGATGCAATTAGGGATATGATAATCAGTTTACACATCAAAAACTATATCAATAAAAACAATTGTCGCAGTTTTGGTACCCGTTGAAGAACAACATCTACATAGTAGAATTTAATAGCCGACACAACTAATTTAACCTAAAATATTCGAGACTAGAAGTTAAGATAATAAACTTTTTCTGAATGACCAAAGATCTGGCCGGACTTCGATAAAAGAAGTTGATCATTTCAAGTATATACAACACTTTCCGGTTTAGCAGGGGTTTTAGCCTTAGGTTAGCCTCTTCAAGTTTTGTATAAAGCATGGTTTGTAGAATAGGGGCTTGGTTATATTTGAAAGATATACCATTCTGAACCCACATCGAAAAGGAACAAAACATCAGCCTAACAGTGACCTATAAATAACGAGGAGGCTGCGAACTTGCAAATTACTTACCTGGACAGGGTCAATGGCTGATCAAGAAGGGCCATGGCCTAGGTTAGAGGCTTCCATTGCACTCAGGAAGGGCTCTCGCCTAAGGTCTACCCAAGTGGTGGAGCCTATGTCATAATTTGTGACAGGTGGAGCTTGCGTTCGCGCAGCTCCGCGCCAATtctagtaaaaatattttttgcattcatttttttttttgcattcatttATTTGAAGCTAATgtgaaatttaattatagtatttggcaatttattatttataatattaaccaAGTTGAGATCTATTAAACTATATAGTTTCAGGATTTTATTTGCCTCAAATTTTCGGAAGGCCCTTAAAAAATGAAGTCATATCATTTGAAAAGAATGTTGAAGTTTTGGTGACACTGAAGAGCAAGGAATGCATAGTAGAATCACAATTCTTGACATGACAAGATCAAGGGACATGCGATGATTGACTAGTATAATACGAGCATGATTCACATCTGATGAAACTTTAGCTTGGAAGGATTGTTGCCTTCCTCTTATGGCATGATTTATGGCTGAATCAGTTGACAGTTGCAGTCTATTATGGCATAGGCAGGAACTATCTTCTCTCAATGTAAATAGGCAGTATTTGCACAATTTTCACAAAATCTGGTGCTAGCTTTCTACCTGGTTCTGTTACGGAGCTATTCTTAGCACTTCTCTTTGTGAACCAGGAGCTTGGAGCTCTTTTCCGGTTGCTTGCTAAATCAAGGACTTTACCAGTGTTTCAAGTCTAACTATacttttaagctgaaaaatgtttatttgtgtaataaattagaagtacaattaaaattagaaataagtcACATACTGAAAAATTCGTTTTATGTACTCTTTTCTTTATACACTTTATTCAGttacttaatttttaaatttttttgacaaaatttacctttaagttataatttatctataaatcacttttatttttatcattatatttttagtaatccataaatcattaataaattaaaattactcaAACAAATAATTTGAACTCTAAACTTAAatcataaatcaaaatattaaaaacaaccAAATGGTCTCTTAAACATGCGCGCAATATTGTTGCTAATCTATTACTCCCCGTCTCATTTTAAGTGGAATGTTTTGACTTTcgtcggtcaaattgaccaatatTTGATCAAAGATAAAGaataaattcattattattttaaaaaattaaaaattacattttatattatattatatgtactttataatgacataattttttttacctttaaaaagtatattatatgtgtaaatcttacgggggtgtattcgattgggattttaatgcattgtttttagtctatggattttaatggattgtatgggattttgattttttgcggattcttgatgaaatgtcgcagagttgatatgaTTTAGGTACAATTCTTCGAAATCCCATtaaatttggtgggatttcaaaaaacttaaaatacactgaagaatgccacaaaatccatcattttatgaaatgaaaaaaaatccatcagcatttgaataccatcagattttaatggattttaaacaatcccaattgaataccatcggattttaaagcataatttaaaatcccaattgaataccactagattttgcagcatagtttaaaatcccaattgaatacctcaagatattaatggatttcaaacaatcccaatcgaatacccttggatttcatgaatgcaaaaaaatgttttaaaatcccaatccaatacacccatCTTTAGTCAagatttggtcaatttgatcatTTAAAACTCAAACTGGACAATTAAAATGAGACGAGGTGAGTATTAAATTGCTGGCTCAATAAGTCATCTCTCTCATGATTTGTTCTGGGTTTGAACTTGTAGCGCACGATCGCAAGAGAAaagatatttaattatatattttaaatattattttatcaataatatttaaaatattaaaaaactagGAAAATAAGAATTAGATTTTCCTACATTTAACAACACTAACAGAAAATTGGAAAGAGATAGTtaagttttattaattttaccATTTTGAACCAGCCCCCATCGTGTCCTATAAGTCTTTTTTCAGCAAATCGAAAGTCAAGTTTCGGGATTGCAGAATCACTTAGCCCAGAGCCAGATTTACGTGTATGTAGTTTCTTATACTCGatttaacacacacaaacacacactcgTTGCTTGTGTAATATCTCTAGTTGTATAGATTCCTGAATTCATTGATGTTAGTGCCAGACCTAATTTTACTTTGTAAATACCTTTGAATTTTGATCATACATCTTTGATGCTTTTGTTTCTAATTTTAGATTCCAGGTCTTAACTTTAATCTTTTGTTTCATAGTCTGCTGAAAGTAATACAACAAGCTGTATTGTCACATGATGAGTAGTTAAGAATGAAATCGCAACTTCTGTTATGTAATACTAATCAAAGTTTGTTAGGATATTATACTGTTTTAACCATTGTTTGAATTGTTGTTATCAATTTTAGCAACTTATCGTATTCAGGCTTTCTTACTGTTTTTCTCTCCTCTGACGAGTTGCGGCTTTAAGTCCTTATTAAGATTTTTAACATTGTCCAATCCAAACCCCTTATATTGTACAGGTAATTGACTGGGCTGATTAAGCAATGGCACTGAGAATGGTAGCAAGGAATTTTAGAAGTAAGCTTCTGCCAAGTTTAACTCCGGCATATATGTTGCACTCTCATGCTACAAGTTTCGGTAAGTCTGTTTCCTTTGAATttcaatttttacttttttaaggTTTCCACGAATTTCCATCTACAATCTAAATGAATTTGACAGAGTGATTATTTGTAAGTTTATAGGGCATTCTAGTGTTGTTTAGTTGTTGGACTTGTTAGAATATCTTTCTTTTGCCATCAGTTATGGAGGATTTGAATTTCTAACACTAGTGGTTAGTTAATAACTTAATATGCAAATCAGTTTTTTGTAGGCTGAGTTATGTTGAGTCTAAGTCTTTAAATTTTACTTGGTCGACATAGTTGGATGTTGTTTTTGATAAGATTGATGATAAGGATCATTGTGTATCATGTTTGTGCTTTACTTAGGTTTTATGCACTTATGGGGGTTGCTATTAATGCTACTATTTGACATATGTTTTACACAGTTGGGAGCTGACTGCAGCAGTACTATTTAGTATTGTTGTTATATTAACATTTGCTTCCAAACAAGGTTCGACAGCTATTTACTACTGTAAACAGATGAAGTCTTTTTAAAAACCACAAACCACAGACATCACAATGTAAGCATAATGCACTTGCAGATCTCCTATAGACATGCCTAGCTTATTTTTGTTGTCCCCATCtcgattaattttaaaatagatatgtCAACTGACCTCGTAGTATTTAACATCTCCAACACCtgaggatgaagatgatgacggGACTAGTAGCGAGTTGAGTTTGTAAGGTTCATGAGTAACATTGTCATCAAATATTAGATCGCTTTTATCCTGTGAATTGATACTGTATCTTTGTGTATGAGTTATAGTTCATGATACCGTCCCAGTTTAAAAACGATAAATTCATAATAGATGTGAATCGTCGTTCGGGACTATGAGTTGATGATTACCCTCCATTACTAGTTAGTATTGTTAGTATTAGGTGGTAGTTTAGTGTTTACTAatacattttattatattccaGCTGTGTTATTTTGTATCTATATATGTATCTTGTAACTGCAGAGTAATAAAATCAGACTTATGTATATTTCTCTGAATATTGATGAGAGTTATCAGTTTGAGATTGCTTGGGGGCAGAGATTGGGCTGTGGTTCAATCAGCCCAGGGCTGATGATCACTGTTCTTGTTGTGTTTATTATCATCTGTTATAATCTTATTCTTCTTATTGTGCTTCATCAAATGAACATCAGAAAACCTACTTCTGGTTGTTTTCATTGATAAGTTCATGCCACTGTTAAACTGGACTAGTGAATAGtgatatatgaaaaaaatgCATGTGGTAGCTTAAAAAAAACGAAGAGGGAGTTCCCTCTTCCATTTAATCTATTTAGAAGCTAATATGCAAAGAAATGTTCCTTTTCTTCTGGAGTCGTATGCTTAGTTATGTCCAACGTCTGCCAAGTAGATTGTCTTCATAAGAAGATATAAAGAACTGAAAATCTGTACTTTATGTATTGGAACTATTTGTTCATTCCATTGACATCCATTCCCATTGTCAGGATATAAAGAAATACCGGAAGAAGAAAAGAGCAAAATGGTTGGTAATGTCTTTACTAGTGTTTCTTCGAACTATGATCTTATGAATGACCTGATGAGTGCTGGGTTACATAGATTATGGAAGGAAAGGTTGTAAATTCTATACTTTAAATATACTCTAATTTGTATTAGTCTCGCGTGCTTTTACCAACAATTAAATTTAGTTACTTATAATTTTCCAGATTAGTATCCAAACTAAATCCATTTCCTGGAATGAAGCACCTTGATATGGCGGGCGGAACAGGTTTTTATCATTTCAACGTATTGTCTTTCTTATAATCACAATTGTTATAGCCTGATAATGTTATTTTGAGCAAGGTTCTTACATGAGAAACTAGGAAATAATTAACTCCCTAGTGTGTATATGTTTCCATTATTTTTCTGATGCCATTTGTTCCAAGCAAATGGAGCATCGTTTCCATTCTTTTCTGATGCCATATCACATATGTTCCAAGTGAATGGAGCATATTTTTATGTTTCGGCTGTCTTTCTTTTTTAAGGAGTCaaaatatcattaatataatagatATCTTGTTTTAAGTGTCTACAGACTCTGCACGATGAAGcagatatatatgtgtatgaatatataatattcgTTAGGTAAATTTTGTAAGTTTGGCTAATTGCAGGAGATGTTGCGTTTCGAATTCTAGAAAGCGTGAACAGTGTTAGGCATAAAGCCCTACGAGATATGCTCGAAGATAATTTCCAGGAAAAAACCCAGATATATGTATGTGATATCAACCCACATATGTTAAACGTTGGCAAAATGCGGGCCCAAGAGGGAGGTAATATAGGAGGAGTGTTACATAgcgaaaaattatattttctattgcCACTTGTATAGTCTCATAACAATGAGTCCTACCTGTTATTTGTTACATACTAGCATCTGTATTTGTATCGTTGTAGGCCTAGGAGAAGATGGATCTCTTGTATGGGTTGAAGGAGACGCGGAAGCATTAAATTTTGAGGATGACTCAATAGATGGTTATACGATTGCTTTTGGTATTAGAAATGTGACACACATAGAGAAAGTTCTTTCTGAAGCTTACAGGTAACTTGCCAACTTGTATGCTGATTGGACTTTTATGTATGTATCTGTGTAAATGTAGCTTGAGTTAATATTTTATGGCTCAGGAAGTCCTCAACCTAAAATGGGTTTTTTTACCATAAAATGTAGCTTGATCATAAAATGGGTTTTTTTTACCATACTATTGTTCACATAGTAATACTCCATCTAAAGTTCTTGTATCTATACGATAAAAAGGATTCAAGGAGACAATTTCCTAAAATTTGAACTTGCAGGAAAGTTTGGCATACAAATTAAACTTTTCTACACACCATAAGAAACAAACATAGAAAGATAGTAATTCCACCTTTTCTCTGCTTAGCGAACATCGCTTCACGTGCCCAACTTTTCTTGTATTCTGAAGTATAAGATGAAACCCAATCTATCAACTAAAACCTCTAGAGATATTGAAACACTAGTAATGCAACTTGCAACAACTTTGCCGCTTCTCTAAAAAGTGTTCTAAACTCAGTTAGATGGCCATTGCAAACGGAATTATCACTGCAACCTTAGGGGAAGAAAGGAAGAAACAGAGTCATTGGGATAACAATTCACACTAGAGCATCAACAAGTCAATCCAAAGCTCTAATGTGTTAGTAACAGCAGTTAATATCCCACGTCATCGCCTAAGCTATATTAGACTTTTGAAAAGTTGCCATAGCTCTTGAATTAGGGGGAAGAAGTTGCCAACTTGTTCTTGTTATTTTAAACCTAAATGTTGCATACAGGATGctaatatgatattttattcGCATGTTAAAATGATGCCTAATTTAAATGTCATAGTGCCAAAATTGCACTTGTGCAATAAAGGAGGAAATTTATAAATACATCAAGTCTGACTGTAGCTGTTGGTCCTTTTAGCTGTTACAGTACTTAATTCCTGGAGTTGTTTGTGTCAGGGTGCTTAAAAAGGGGGGAAGGTTTCTTTGCCTTGAGTTGAGCCATGTGGAAAATCCAGCTTTCAAGCAGTTGTGAGATTTTTACATAGTATATTATGCGAATTCTTAAATCACAGTTGGATGCTCCTTTCTTCAAATCACGTATCTGGAATCTTAGTTATATATTGGTGACCTATTTTGCAGTTATGATTATTACTCGTTCTCAGTGATTCCCACCATTGGGGAGCTAGTTGCCGGGGATCGGGATTCTTACCAATACTTAGTTGAAAGTATTCGCAAGTTTCCCTCACAGGTAAAAAACTACACTTTTGACAAAACCACAGTAAAGGTTTGTTGTTGATACCTAGCCAAATTTTTTGCAAGTCCACAAGTTTACACGTCAGTTTTCAATTCCAGCTGCTgcttacaaaatattaattattttgaaaatattcaatgaAGTAGCATATAGACGAAATAACCAAAAAGATGCCTAAAAAGTAAATATTGTAATATGGTGGAGAATCTTATACCAACTATGAAGTACAATTCAACTGGAAGTACTTACAAGTAAGAATCTCGATTTTAGAAACAGAAAGAAATGTTTTTTCTCACTCCTAAGATTCTGATTTAACTAAAACTCCTAGACATATCTACGCAAGTGGGGTGAGTGCATATCACAGCCAACTTGCACATATGAAATTAGTTAGAAGTAATTTGTATAACTAGAAAACAgtagatataaaattttgatgtttttgggCAAtagcattatatatttatattagctTTATCCTGATCGATTATATCTTTTGCATGTTTTAACTACTGCTTTCATCAGATCCTGTGCATGTTTAGAATActgatttcattatattatatGCATGTTTCAAACACTGAATTCATCTGTTAGACTTAGATATAAaggttatatattttaatttgagtACCTCTACCAACTGAAATTACgtgattttatataatcaatcatAGATATGTCCGTAACATTTTGTATTAAGAGTCAGGTGACATACCTTTAATATCTGCAGTTTCAGTACTCATAGTGGAGATAATTAGCAGAGCCAATATAGAGTATGTTAATACAATGTGATGAGAGGTGACTGTATGGCATCCTGTAGTCATATGGAATGATAGCTGACAAACAAATGAACTTGTCATACACTTATACTAATATGGCCATAACCCATGCATTCCTCAATGCCCAATTCTCAATAGTAGCTAGAACCACATAGAAACATTCTGTGGCTATATGTGGGCTTCACAAGTTTCTCGATCTTAGGAAGAGTGGATATGTGTATTTCCACTATGAATCTGAGACCTGTCGGAGTCTGGCGTGACACGAGTCACAAAATTAAGAAATATGATATTCATTAGTAAAATTGGAAATTGTAACTTGAGAGCAAGGTTATGTTGCTGTTCTTGGACTAAAATAACACAGGATGATGTTATGATCATTTACTTCCAGTTTCCTAGTTTGTTGAATAATTCagttgttaaaaataaaaaatgaatccTTATTGCAGGAGAAATTTGCTTCACTAATTTCGGAAGCTGGATTCCAGATGGTTGAATACGAAAATCTTGTTGGTGGAGTTGTCGCAATTCATTCTGGATTAAAGATTTAGAGCAGATATTGCAAAAAAACTTTTTTCTTCtcactctctctttttttttattagtttttttcgCCAGGTACTGCTAAATGCTGTGTTCCGACAGTGAGGGTAATCTGGTTGGAAAACTCCTAAATTTTGTGTCTGACTAGCTTAAAGATGAATCATTGAAAGGAGATTGCCTAAATAATGTAATTTCttagtttgctgattttgttcaACTGGTGTTGGGAGTGACCCGGAGGAAAACAACATATGGAAGAACTAGAGAATTCCAACCTGTACATGTAATGGTGGGAAAACATCTGTCTGCGAGTGAGAGAAAGAATGTACATAATGTGTATAACGGTTTtcctatggtgtgcccatgggcacatgctaagcgcggaaaattttgtgcttgagagattttgattggctcctctctcttgataatggtggaccccctgcaaatacagcaaccacaccaatcaaaatctcccaaatacaaaaatttccgcgcttagcatgtgcccatgggcacacactagacaaaccgtgtatataattattaatattttgactttTCTTTCGTGGACTTTGTTTTGATTGCATATTTAAAAaactttttttatgaataaagatatgataataatatttttattcaaaaatgatattataagtatatggctaatttttttgaaaataggtataagaaaatcaaaagatttacggatgtattcgattgagattttaatggattatttttagtttatggattttaatggattgtatgtgattttttttttttttgaaaaaaaaggagataattcattaaataacagccatacggcatctataaaaatgatcgagtcgaacaaacatagaacATATTAACACGTCTGTTTTCAtacccaagatgagacaaataagcgatgttgaaattgacgatagTATATTTATAGAACCTCGCTCTGTGTTCACCATCATTTCCAAAATAAatccgtttgagctatcaaccacaaatgcGATTCCCGGAAGGCTTTTATCAAAATCCAAAACAACTCTCacaaaaggagagaaaaatcacacactctcaccaggAGAGAAATCAAAATAACACACGAGAGAAAATTCAATTGCAAACTAAAATGATTACATCTGCACCACGAACCCACACTAGAAGATGatcgatccactcacaaatccaaaaattcCTCTAGAAacgaataagaacgaaaattCAAAGTTTCGGTGATATAGATCTAGGATAACTTTGCCCAAAGAGAGAGTTTTATTGAGAAAATCAATGAAACAAACATGAACAACCGGAAAACAAGCAAGTAAACGAAAGGATTCGGGGCTTTCCGCCGAAAAATCGGTGGAAGCCCCGGGATGAGAAAAGAGTGAGGCGGCTAGTGAAAAGAGAGAAGAAGACTAtggttttattatttttttgacggattgtatgtgattttgatttttgtgcggattcttaataaaatgtatataggggtgtattggattgagattttaaatcatttttttttcattcatgaaatctgagagtattcgattggaattgtttgaaattcattaaaatccaggggtattcaattgggattttaaattatgatacaaaatctggtggtattcgattaagattttaaattatattttaaaatctgatgatattcaattgtgattgtttaaaatctgttggtattcaaatgctgatggat
Protein-coding regions in this window:
- the LOC108210477 gene encoding 2-methoxy-6-polyprenyl-1,4-benzoquinol methylase, mitochondrial, whose product is MALRMVARNFRSKLLPSLTPAYMLHSHATSFGYKEIPEEEKSKMVGNVFTSVSSNYDLMNDLMSAGLHRLWKERLVSKLNPFPGMKHLDMAGGTGDVAFRILESVNSVRHKALRDMLEDNFQEKTQIYVCDINPHMLNVGKMRAQEGGLGEDGSLVWVEGDAEALNFEDDSIDGYTIAFGIRNVTHIEKVLSEAYRVLKKGGRFLCLELSHVENPAFKQFYDYYSFSVIPTIGELVAGDRDSYQYLVESIRKFPSQEKFASLISEAGFQMVEYENLVGGVVAIHSGLKI